One segment of Dermochelys coriacea isolate rDerCor1 chromosome 5, rDerCor1.pri.v4, whole genome shotgun sequence DNA contains the following:
- the GPBP1 gene encoding vasculin: MAQHDFAPAWLNFPTPPSSTKSSLNFEKHSENLSWTENRYEANRRRHNSSDGFDPSIGRPNGGHFGRKEKNGWRSQGRNGTENVHHRGGGYHSGGSRSRTSTFHSGKSQGLLHENNVPDNETGKKEDKEEPKQFEAEDFPSLNPEYEREPNQNKSLAAGVWEYPLNPKSRSPRMLVIKKGSTKDLQISGFPVVGGLHSQPVKNGTGTSVYKGLVPKPAAPPAKPAQWKSQTKENKLGTPFPHESSYGIGNFNAFKSTAKAFSVSQNSVKECNRSNSSSPVDKLNQPRLTKLTRMRTDKKSEFLKALKQDRVEEEHEDENHVGEEKDDSFNLHNSNNAHHERDINRNFENEISQENGNASVISQQIIRSSTFPQTDVLSSSLEAEHRLLKEMGWQEDSENDETCAPLTEDEMREFQVISEQLRKNGLRKNGILKNGLICDFKFSPWKNSTFKPTIENEDTETSSSDTSDDDDV, translated from the exons ATGGCGCAGCATGACTTTGCTCCAGCCTGGCTTAATTTTCCTACTCCGCCATCATCAACAAAG TCATCACTGAATTTTGAAaagcattctgaaaatttatcatGGACAGAGAATCGTTATGAAGCAAACCGCAGACGACACAACTCTTCAGATGGGTTTGATCCTAGTATTGGACGTCCTAATGGAG gACATTttgggagaaaagagaaaaatggttGGCGTTCACAAGGCAGGAATGGGACAGAAAACGTACACCACCGTGGGGGAGGATACCATAGTGGAGGTTCCCGCTCTCGTACCAGCACTTTCCACTCTGGAAAAAGCCAAGGACTGCTGCATGAAAATAATGTACCTGACAATGAAACTGGGAAAAAGGAAGACAAGGAAGAACCCAagcaatttgaggctgaggaTTTT CCCTCTCTGAATCCTGAATATGAGAGAGAACCAAACCAGAATAAATCTTTAGCAGCAGGTGTGTGGG AATATCCTCTGAATCCAAAATCTAGATCTCCAAGAATGCTGGTCATTAAAAAGGGTAGTACAAAAGATTTACAAATATCTGGATTCCCTGTAGTAGGAGGTCTTCATTCACAGCCAGTCAAGAATGGAACGGGTACAAGTGTTTATAAAGGATTAGTTCCTAAACCTGCTGCTCCACCTGCAAAG CCTGCACAGTGGAAAAGCCAAACAAAAGAGAATAAACTTGGGACTCCATTCCCTCATGAGTCTTCATATGGTATTGGCAACTTTAATGCTTTCAAATCAACTGCCAAGGCTTTTAGTGTATCACAGAATTCCGTGAAAGAG TGTAATCGGTCAAATTCTTCATCCCCTGTTGACAAACTTAATCAGCCTCGATTAACAAAATTGACAAGAATGCGCACTGATAAAAAGAGTGAATTCTTAAAGGCATTGAAACAGGATAGAGTTGAAGAGGAGCATGAAGATGAGAATCATGTTGGGGAAGAGAAG GATGACTCATTTAATTTGCATAACAGCAACAATGCTCACCATGAGAGGGACATAAACAGaaactttgaaaatgaaatttctcaAGAGAATGGAAATGCTTCAGTGATTTCTCAGCAGATCATTCGATCTTCAACTTTCCCTCAGACAGATGTCCTTTCAAGTTCGCTTGAGGCAGAGCATAG gttgttaAAGGAGATGGGTTGGCAGGAAGACAGTGAAAATGATGAAACCTGTGCTCCACTAACAGAGGATGAGATGAGGGAATTCCAAGTCATTAGTGAACAG tTACGAAAAAATGGCCTTAGAAAAAATGGCATTCTAAAAAATGGCCTCATCTGTGACTTTAAATTTAGCCCCTGGAAAAACAGCACTTTCAAACCCACTATTGAGAATGAGGATACAGAGACAAGCAGCAGTGACAcatcagatgatgatgatgtgtga